The DNA region atttgaatttaatttcacTCTCCAAATGAAAAGCCATTCTAAAAACCATTTGGGACAAAGAAAATGCCTAATGCATGGATCATTTGgtcttataattttttaaaaatagttgttaccatttatttgaaattcaaaTCGAAACTTCAAATACTTGGAAAAAAGTAAGCAATATGTCgttttttctcaaaaattttcaaagcAGTTTCCTAGAAAATCCGAAATATTTAGAAAgttctaaataaataacatgagaattcaatttggtttttgttcaatattattttgtttttttgtttttttatttgaattttgtgtgtgtgtgtttgggtgtgTGTTTTAGATAATTTATCTTAAAGACaattaacaaattattatatatatatttttatatattatgtctatgtacatacttgccaaaaaaaaacacgttcAATCTTAAGactatgaaaaaaaaaaagttgacaAAAATCGATttcttatgtatatatatatatataggattATAAATGTATCTTAATTCGagattgtttgttgttttttgcaacaatttcaacagaaaaaaaaataaaggattTGAGGGGAATTttggatttgtttttttctttttcatgaGAGAGATGGGAGAGGGAATCATGGCTTTACATAtagtaagtatatatattgataCATATATGGCGGTTTCAACCGACTTctcaacaacaaatttttgaaaatttttttgtatatttttttttgtggtatttTATGGTAAATTTTATCCTTAGGCTGTGGCATGCGGATGATAGGCAGCTGCCCAGGCATTATGATGATGCGGATGATGATGCGGATGCGAATGCGAATGCGTATGATGcggatgatgatggtgatgatgatgatgcgaATGCGGATGCGGATGATAGCCATAACTGGATGATGGAAATTCAGTTGGATAACTaacagcagctgcagctgcatATTCTGATTTCATGTGACCAATAAGACTTGTATAACcattgccgccgccgccgtcgCCGTTTATTGAGTTTATCacgttgttgttattgctgctgttgttgttgttagtggCTGCTGCTACTGCAATAGCTGGACTACTGCTACTATCACTAGCAGCACCACTGGCCAAACTTGACATGGTTAAACCGTATTCGGCAGCCAATTGTGTTTCACTTTGCATTGCCAATGCGGCATAATGATGTTGCACCGATGTATCCGTTTGTCTTGGTGTGGAAGATGATGAGGAAGAGgaattgctgttgttgttgttgttgttgctattgctattTGTTACTGTAACTGAGGTAGATGATGGTTCTATGGCACGATTATTAGTATTCCAAGGTTCATAAACACCGCTAACATTCGTCTGCTGGAATAGCGGTGGAGGTGGTGGGACTCCTGCTGTGGATGAGGAtaatgatggtgatgatgctgccgatgatgaggatgttgctgctgctgctgctgctgctgttgtcacATTGGCATATGGAGCATAGTTAAATACTGCGGCAGATGATGGCGATACTGATGAAACTGATCCTAGAGCATTACTATCCAATTGCTCTTGCTTAAACTCCATGAGGGGCGTTCTTTCGGAGATTCTACTTGTCTTTTTCACACTACTTTTATCCGATTTCTCAAGCTTGATGGATGCTGACATTGCtgtttgatgttgttgctggtgtggatgttgttgttgctgctgttgctgctgttgctgttgctgctgttgctccttgGCCTCAGCGGCAAGAGCTTTCTTACTTTTCTTATCCTTGAAATGTGTTTTCTTATGCTTACTCAAATGATCGCTACGTGAGAATTTCTTGGAGCAAATGGGACAAGCGTAGGGCCTATAATTTGTATGTGTACGTCCATGTCGCTGCAGTTCATCGGAACGGGAGAAACGTTTGCCGCAGGTCAGACACAAGAATGGCCGTTCACCGGTATGCCAACGCAGATGGGTCTTCAGGTGCGATGCCTTGCCATAGAGACGCTCACAGCCGGGTATATGGCAAATGTGTTGCTTTCTGCCACGCTCATCGGGCCCCACAATCGGTGGCAATCCACTCATCTCGTTGGTGCAATTCGGGCAAGTGCAACGCACCGAACGGCGTTGCAATTGCGTTTGAAAGGCAATATCATCGAAATTGAAACTGGGATAACTTTGCGATGACCATGGCTGATAGAGACGCTCCGCTGCCTGATGGTGTGAGAACCAAGCGGTGGCAGCCGACGCATTTCCATAATAATCAGAGGCATATTGTGCATATGGAAATTGAGTTctacagaaacaaaaaagcaaagacaacaaagagagaaaaccaaaattaatttcatCACAAATACTTTTACTCTGCTCTCCATAGATGGGACTCTAGGACTCAGAATTATGGCTAACCACATTATGGTTTGGTTTGATGGGAAAGGAAATTGcattgatttttatgaaacTTACCTTGCTGGCAATCCTGTATAGGCTGCTGCTGTATTCCAGCCATAGGCTGCACTTGCCACAGCAGCGGCTCCTAAatcggctgctgctgctgctgccgctgccgctgcggctgctgctgccgatgatgttgctgttgctgttgttgctgatgctgctgctgctgctgcggctgcggcTGCCGCTGACAAGGacgatgttgatgttgatgtcgATGATGtggataatgatgatgatgaaattgCCGGCGGACTGCTGGCAAAAGATTGGGCTGGCGATGGGAATATACTAGGTGACACTGAGGCCGATGATGGGGCCGATTGTATGCTAGAGTTGGGTGATGCTGTTCCCGTTGATGATGCCTGCGGCGGATATTGCATTTCCAATTTCATTGATGCGGGTGTTGCTGGTGTCGATGCGGCGGATGAGGATGttattgatgatgatgatgttgatgacaCTGATGAGGCAGATGATAGCAAACTGTCGCTAATGAAATCATGTGCGGTGACATGTGACTGTTGTTGCTGTACATGTTGCTGTTGTACATGTTGCTGCTGTACATGTTGCTGTTgtaaatgttgttgttgttgttgttgctgttgttgctgctgctgctgttgcatatgctgttgctgctgtacATGATGCTgcaattgctgttgctgatacGGATTCAAATAATTGCAGGCTGATTCAATCATTTTGGCTGATTTTTGCAAACACAAAACTTCTTTAGGTATAATTTCActtctgctttttttttttgtttgtttctttgtcttgttttcttcttctttctctctcccttttttgttttcttgtttgaACTCTTTTTAGCAATTTTCGCACATTGCTCGCATTTATTGATATTTCTTCTTGTAATTATGGCACGCTTTTCACTTTAGTTTTATAATTATAGTCTTTTTCGAAACAcacagagagcgagagagagcaaagcaaaaacaacgaaaaaaaaaaataagacgaaacaacaacaaaaaaacacacacaacacaacaaaacagaagaaaaaaaactacgTAATTTTCGTATAgtcccaaaaacaaaattgccGAGGAGAggaggctgctgctgcttctgctgtttttgttgttgttgttg from Drosophila willistoni isolate 14030-0811.24 chromosome XL unlocalized genomic scaffold, UCI_dwil_1.1 Seg141, whole genome shotgun sequence includes:
- the LOC6649169 gene encoding transcription factor btd; this translates as MKLEMQYPPQASSTGTASPNSSIQSAPSSASVSPSIFPSPAQSFASSPPAISSSSLSTSSTSTSTSSLSAAAAAAAAAAASATTATATSSAAAAAAAAAAAAAADLGAAAVASAAYGWNTAAAYTGLPARTQFPYAQYASDYYGNASAATAWFSHHQAAERLYQPWSSQSYPSFNFDDIAFQTQLQRRSVRCTCPNCTNEMSGLPPIVGPDERGRKQHICHIPGCERLYGKASHLKTHLRWHTGERPFLCLTCGKRFSRSDELQRHGRTHTNYRPYACPICSKKFSRSDHLSKHKKTHFKDKKSKKALAAEAKEQQQQQQQQQQQQQQHPHQQQHQTAMSASIKLEKSDKSSVKKTSRISERTPLMEFKQEQLDSNALGSVSSVSPSSAAVFNYAPYANVTTAAAAAAATSSSSAASSPSLSSSTAGVPPPPPLFQQTNVSGVYEPWNTNNRAIEPSSTSVTVTNSNSNNNNNNSNSSSSSSSTPRQTDTSVQHHYAALAMQSETQLAAEYGLTMSSLASGAASDSSSSPAIAVAAATNNNNSSNNNNVINSINGDGGGGNGYTSLIGHMKSEYAAAAAVSYPTEFPSSSYGYHPHPHSHHHHHHHHPHHTHSHSHPHHHPHHHNAWAAAYHPHATA